The region CTCATCATTGATGATGAAGTTAATGTGGCTTTATTGCTATCTAAATTTTTAACCCGTAATGGCTTTGATGTAAGCACCGCATCTAGCGGAACAAGCGGGATGGAAGCCCTTAAAAATGACGAGTTTAACCTGGTGCTATGTGATTTTAGGTTAGAAGATACCGATGGCCGCGAAATGCTCCGAAATATCAAAACTCAATATCCCAAAACCGGGGTTATTATTATTACGGGTTACTCGGATATTAAGATGGCTGTTGAGCTGATAAAAATGGGCGCGTATGATTATATCACCAAGCCATTATATCCCGACGAAATATTAAATACCATTAATAAGGCTGTTGAAACGCACTACGCCCTGGTTGAAGATACCGGCGACGACGATAATGTGGTTACCGAAAAATCAAAAAGCCGCGACAATAAAAAGTTAGTGTTTGCCAGCGAATTTGTTGCAGGCAGCAGCAAATCATCCAAAGAGTTACAACGTCAGATAGAGTTGGTTGCTCCTACCAATTACAGCGTAATTATATTGGGCGAAAGCGGTACGGGTAAGGAGTCGGTAGCCAAAAGTATACATTTAAACAGCCAGCGGCATAACCAGCCATTTATTGCGATGGATTGCGGTTCCTTAACCAAGGAGTTGGCTGCCAGCGAGTTTTTTGGTCACGAAAAAGGATCGTTTACCGGGGCATTATATACCAAAATAGGGCATTTTGAGATGGCCAATGGCGGTACTTTGTTTTTGGATGAAGTAGGCAACCTCTCCTACGAAATACAGGCCGCCCTGTTGCGCACCGTTCAGGAGCGTAAAGTAAAAAGGATAGGCAGCACCAAAGAGATTGATCTGGATGTACGCATTATTATAGCCACTAATGAAAGTTTGCAGGATGGCATATTAAAAGGCAAGTTCAGGGAAGATTTGTATCATCGGTTTAATGAATTTACCATATACATGCCGCCATTGCGCGAGCGGGGTAACGATATTATGCTATTGGCCGAGCATTTTTTAAAAATAGCCAATAATGAGCTGGGGCGTAATGTAACCACGTTTGCCCCCGAAGTGATTGACTGTTTTATGAATTACAGATGGCCGGGCAATATACGCGAGCTGAAAAATGTGATCAGGCGGGCAGCTTTGCTGGCAGAGGATAATGAGATCACGATGAAAGCATTGCCACTGGAGATATCAAACTTTAAAGTGCCTTCATTTGAGCCGGCTTATAACCAGGTAAATGAAGCGCCTGAAGTAAAAGAACCACGGCATGATCTTAAAAACGCCGCCCTCGAAGCAGAATACGAAACCATTATTAAAGTTTTAAGAGAGGTGAACTTTAATAAAACCAAGGCGGCCGAAATATTAAATATCGACCGTAAAACCTTGTATAATAAGATGAAGGCCATCAACCTGAAATAAAATGGAAAATATACAAGCAAGGGGTAATAACGACAACTTGCGTAAGCTAAAGCATGATATTAAAAACCAGCTTTCCAATATTCATTTGGCGCTGGAGCAGCTGAAGTATGAGATCCCCGATCTTTCTGAAGATTGTTTATTTTATCTGGATACTATTTTAACAAGCTCAACGCAGATAAACAATATACTAAACAGTACAGATTAGCTTTTTTTAGTATGAGGTAACTGGCAACAAGTATCAAGATATTTGTAAATTGGTACACAATGCGCGGTATCCGAATGATAAAACATTATCCAAACAATTTTAGTGCGTATCTGTACAATTAAAGTCCTGATACCTGATACCCAAACCTGATACCCAATGTCAATTTTTAACTATAAGCAACGTAATAACATTATCCTGGTAAGTATCATTGTACTGGGTTGTTTTTTGTTGTACGCACTAAGTGGTTTATTCAGTTCCATATTAGGGGCTATTGTATTGTTCACCATCTTCAGGCCACTGTATCTGTACCTGGTCGAAAAAAAAGGATGGAGCCGGGTAGCAGTGGCTTTGCTTATCATATTTTCTTCGCTGGTGGTTATTGTAATCCCCTTCCTGTTATTAAGTATCATGGTGGTGGGTAAAATATCCAGCATCAACATTAAATCGCTACCTATTGAGCAGTGGACGTCTAAAATCGACGCGTTTGCGGCAGCCAATCTTAACCAGCCCCGTTTTGCCGAAAATACACTTCAAAAATTAGGCTCATTTGGTACCGAACTTTTTCCATCCATATTAAGCAGCGCGGCCAATATCATTATCACCTTATTGGTGCTGTACTTTTTGTTATACTTTATGCTCACGCAAATACGTGAATTTGAGGCCGGTTTATTAAAATATGCCCCATTTCGTGAACAGCATGCATTAAAATTTGCATCGGCCCTACGCGATTCTACCTATTCTAACGTTTTAGGACAGGGAATAATAGCCGTTATACAAGGCACGCTGCTGGCTATTGGCTTTTACCTGTTTGGAATACCCGATGCGGTGTTTTGGGGTGTAATAGGCGCTTTCATATCCTTTTTGCCGGTGGTAGGGGCGCCAACGCTTTCTATACCCGCCAGTATTTTGCTGTTTGCGCAGGGACATACATTAAAAGGAGTTTTGTTGCTGATTTATGGCCTGCTGGTTATTGGCAATATTGA is a window of Mucilaginibacter inviolabilis DNA encoding:
- a CDS encoding AI-2E family transporter, with protein sequence MSIFNYKQRNNIILVSIIVLGCFLLYALSGLFSSILGAIVLFTIFRPLYLYLVEKKGWSRVAVALLIIFSSLVVIVIPFLLLSIMVVGKISSINIKSLPIEQWTSKIDAFAAANLNQPRFAENTLQKLGSFGTELFPSILSSAANIIITLLVLYFLLYFMLTQIREFEAGLLKYAPFREQHALKFASALRDSTYSNVLGQGIIAVIQGTLLAIGFYLFGIPDAVFWGVIGAFISFLPVVGAPTLSIPASILLFAQGHTLKGVLLLIYGLLVIGNIDNVLRMIINKRIANTHPIISVVGVFIGLPLFGILGLVFGPVLLSYFLLLLEIYETNRMAADRLERIQSSPEN
- a CDS encoding sigma-54-dependent transcriptional regulator; this translates as MKKILIIDDEVNVALLLSKFLTRNGFDVSTASSGTSGMEALKNDEFNLVLCDFRLEDTDGREMLRNIKTQYPKTGVIIITGYSDIKMAVELIKMGAYDYITKPLYPDEILNTINKAVETHYALVEDTGDDDNVVTEKSKSRDNKKLVFASEFVAGSSKSSKELQRQIELVAPTNYSVIILGESGTGKESVAKSIHLNSQRHNQPFIAMDCGSLTKELAASEFFGHEKGSFTGALYTKIGHFEMANGGTLFLDEVGNLSYEIQAALLRTVQERKVKRIGSTKEIDLDVRIIIATNESLQDGILKGKFREDLYHRFNEFTIYMPPLRERGNDIMLLAEHFLKIANNELGRNVTTFAPEVIDCFMNYRWPGNIRELKNVIRRAALLAEDNEITMKALPLEISNFKVPSFEPAYNQVNEAPEVKEPRHDLKNAALEAEYETIIKVLREVNFNKTKAAEILNIDRKTLYNKMKAINLK